The following are encoded in a window of Halorarum salinum genomic DNA:
- a CDS encoding DUF5305 family protein, producing the protein MIRYPGLARTKLFISDYGRELAAVLAVIGVLFIGGAGWIYAHPPTTTVTDQTNEQTIRSTLHPSAVVTGDSALYRSGERVENQPIYLIAATPNLTLTLETTVPADQPVQVDQHVELVMQAAHNEDAFWQETRDLERSRKSTSNGSVTTSTKINVPQLKEQVRPIENELGRDGSLRVFVRVRTSYETSQYSGTLNRTTPLQLSERSYEIDPLTLERTESTPETREVVVPTRDTSAYAIPAGIGVTALLIAGVVGGLYSRREQWGAVEDQIHQNRYAEWISEGTLSPGIGSQYVQVDSLEDLVDIGIDMGKRVIQDFGKDAYAVIDGEIVYYYGEGTPWPERTSEPMTTDESAKGDERDQNGSSDGNPP; encoded by the coding sequence ATGATCCGATACCCCGGACTCGCGCGAACGAAACTATTCATTTCCGACTACGGCCGAGAGTTGGCAGCCGTTCTCGCCGTGATCGGAGTCCTGTTCATCGGAGGGGCAGGTTGGATATACGCACATCCGCCGACGACCACCGTCACGGATCAGACGAACGAGCAAACGATTCGGTCGACGCTCCACCCGAGTGCTGTCGTCACTGGGGATAGTGCGCTGTATCGTTCCGGCGAACGTGTGGAGAACCAGCCGATCTATCTCATAGCCGCTACTCCGAACCTCACGCTCACTTTAGAGACGACTGTACCTGCCGATCAGCCGGTCCAAGTGGATCAGCACGTCGAACTCGTGATGCAGGCTGCGCACAATGAGGATGCGTTCTGGCAGGAAACTCGCGACCTCGAGCGGAGTCGGAAGTCGACATCAAATGGGTCAGTGACGACGTCGACGAAGATCAACGTCCCTCAGCTCAAGGAGCAGGTAAGACCCATCGAAAACGAACTCGGGAGAGATGGCTCACTCCGCGTGTTCGTCCGCGTGAGGACATCGTACGAAACGAGTCAGTATTCAGGGACCCTCAACCGGACGACTCCACTCCAACTCTCCGAGCGTTCGTACGAGATCGACCCGCTCACTCTCGAACGAACGGAAAGTACACCGGAAACGCGGGAAGTCGTGGTTCCCACACGAGACACGTCCGCGTACGCGATTCCCGCTGGAATAGGCGTAACTGCGCTTCTTATCGCTGGAGTCGTCGGGGGCCTGTACAGTCGACGGGAACAGTGGGGAGCAGTCGAAGACCAAATCCACCAGAACCGGTACGCCGAATGGATCTCTGAAGGGACGTTATCACCAGGGATCGGTAGTCAGTACGTGCAAGTTGACTCCCTCGAGGATCTCGTCGATATCGGAATCGATATGGGAAAGCGTGTGATCCAGGACTTCGGTAAGGACGCGTATGCGGTGATCGACGGAGAGATCGTCTATTACTACGGTGAGGGAACTCCGTGGCCGGAACGGACGTCGGAGCCTATGACAACGGATGAATCCGCGAAGGGTGATGAGCGCGATCAGAATGGTTCGTCGGACGGAAATCCACCGTGA
- a CDS encoding alpha/beta fold hydrolase — protein MARIEVEDGVELFVQDWGSGTPLVFVHGWPLSHRMFEYQYIRLPRNDVRCIGIDLRGYGQSSKPWSEYDFDTFADDLRTVLDELDVEGVTLAGFSMGGGVVTRYMSRHDEEHVEKLALLGAASPVLAKKPDFPEGVEKAGFMDLAEGCYEDRAKVSSDFADSMFHSAPSPELKDWLQNMSMESSPQAMADSIEAVGEMDLRSDLADISVPTLICHGVHDQACPFELTAEKLHDGIENTELVRFEESSHALFYEEKEKLNQELIEFST, from the coding sequence ATGGCTCGAATAGAAGTTGAAGACGGAGTAGAACTGTTCGTTCAGGACTGGGGATCGGGGACTCCGCTCGTGTTCGTTCACGGGTGGCCACTGAGCCATAGGATGTTCGAATACCAATACATCCGACTCCCGAGGAACGATGTCCGGTGTATCGGTATCGATCTCCGTGGCTACGGGCAGTCGAGTAAACCGTGGAGTGAATACGACTTCGACACGTTTGCTGATGATCTCAGGACGGTTCTCGACGAACTCGATGTCGAGGGTGTCACGCTCGCGGGCTTTTCGATGGGTGGGGGAGTCGTCACCAGGTATATGAGCCGCCATGACGAAGAACACGTGGAAAAACTGGCGCTTCTCGGTGCTGCGAGCCCCGTTTTGGCCAAGAAACCCGACTTTCCGGAGGGTGTCGAAAAAGCGGGGTTCATGGACCTTGCCGAGGGGTGCTATGAGGACAGGGCGAAGGTAAGCAGTGACTTCGCCGATTCGATGTTTCACTCCGCACCGAGTCCCGAGCTGAAAGATTGGCTCCAGAACATGAGCATGGAATCGTCGCCGCAGGCCATGGCCGATTCGATCGAAGCGGTCGGCGAGATGGATCTTCGTTCCGACCTCGCGGACATCTCCGTTCCGACCCTCATCTGTCACGGTGTCCACGATCAGGCCTGTCCGTTCGAGCTTACGGCGGAGAAACTCCACGACGGAATTGAAAACACGGAGCTCGTTCGTTTCGAGGAGAGTAGTCATGCACTCTTCTACGAGGAGAAAGAGAAACTCAACCAGGAGTTGATCGAATTCAGTACGTAA
- a CDS encoding YgaP family membrane protein — translation MEKNVCGADRLVRAVLGVLLLWNLFRSSRQQEIDDRSITLSELLTVYAIAELSVNVFAQWCPANALLGINTCQNR, via the coding sequence ATGGAGAAGAACGTATGCGGCGCCGATCGTCTCGTCCGTGCCGTCCTGGGCGTGCTTCTGTTGTGGAACTTGTTTCGCTCCTCCAGACAGCAGGAGATCGACGATCGATCCATCACCCTTTCGGAACTCCTGACTGTGTACGCAATCGCCGAACTCTCGGTCAACGTGTTCGCACAGTGGTGTCCAGCAAACGCTCTTCTTGGGATCAACACCTGCCAAAATCGCTGA
- a CDS encoding site-specific integrase — MQTRPYPEKDGLRIWLSRTEWTALLEAVDDEPRRRIALQLGLHGLRTHELLQVEPRHVRALANGADGHVLTVEDGKTGKRELPVSADLVERIRYLKSAARMRQDEPIVDVSKRTVRNWIASARDVLVDPNLEENPAGALGMHDLRRTWATDSYYSLAFAGVPIAEQLVMSWGGWAQTSTGRETFRQNYLGPVPDHVTAQTFDELPLA, encoded by the coding sequence ATGCAAACCCGACCCTATCCCGAGAAGGACGGCCTCCGGATCTGGTTATCGCGCACCGAATGGACGGCGCTCCTGGAGGCAGTCGACGACGAGCCCCGCCGACGGATCGCGCTTCAGCTGGGCCTCCACGGTCTCCGCACACACGAACTTCTCCAGGTCGAGCCTCGTCACGTCCGCGCGCTCGCGAACGGCGCCGATGGTCACGTCCTCACGGTCGAGGACGGGAAGACTGGGAAGCGAGAGCTCCCCGTCTCCGCCGACCTCGTCGAGCGGATCCGCTACCTCAAGAGCGCTGCGCGGATGCGCCAGGACGAGCCGATCGTCGATGTCTCGAAACGGACGGTTCGCAACTGGATCGCGAGCGCCCGCGACGTCCTGGTCGATCCCAACCTCGAGGAGAATCCGGCGGGCGCGCTCGGAATGCACGACCTCCGGCGGACCTGGGCGACGGACAGTTACTATAGTCTCGCGTTCGCCGGCGTCCCGATCGCCGAGCAGTTGGTGATGAGCTGGGGCGGCTGGGCCCAGACGTCGACGGGGCGCGAGACGTTCCGGCAGAACTACCTCGGGCCAGTGCCCGATCACGTTACGGCGCAGACGTTCGACGAACTTCCGCTGGCGTAA
- a CDS encoding SWIM zinc finger family protein, translated as MPEERDVRAATERLFVHDVKEPGSYHVYSGSYPFIVDVVSGRCTCPDARFRRATCKHIRRVEMLIGERDLPELPRRRLDPLLLERCGAGRAPSEATVATGGEA; from the coding sequence ATGCCTGAAGAGCGCGACGTTCGGGCGGCAACCGAGCGCCTCTTCGTCCACGACGTCAAGGAACCCGGCTCCTATCACGTCTACTCGGGGAGCTACCCGTTCATCGTCGACGTCGTCTCGGGCCGGTGTACCTGCCCGGACGCCCGCTTCCGGCGGGCGACGTGCAAGCACATCCGGCGCGTCGAGATGCTCATCGGCGAGCGCGACCTCCCGGAGCTCCCGCGGCGCCGGCTCGACCCGCTGCTGCTCGAGCGCTGCGGCGCCGGTCGGGCGCCGTCGGAGGCGACTGTCGCGACCGGAGGTGAGGCGTGA
- a CDS encoding DnaJ domain-containing protein, with protein sequence MTALDWPDGFPRTPAGERTSYPGGFEVSRATAFDSILEELEKLEAANPRIETAAPHTAKHPHRPYADRDPEDPGVVAYYDKDGQGFAVACDRWDNLRDNARAVALYIDAKRAIDRYGVSTVGSEFQTQALPSGDEDDVVVAGSGEVAAPHEVLGVSPDAPDNVVKAVARRLSADVHPDSDSPDVEKYKQVQRAKEVMLDA encoded by the coding sequence TTGACCGCTCTCGACTGGCCGGACGGCTTCCCGCGGACTCCGGCTGGAGAGCGGACCTCGTACCCGGGCGGCTTCGAGGTGAGCCGGGCGACGGCGTTCGACAGCATCCTCGAGGAGCTGGAGAAGCTCGAGGCCGCGAACCCTCGCATCGAGACGGCCGCGCCGCACACGGCGAAGCACCCGCACCGTCCCTACGCGGACCGCGACCCGGAGGACCCGGGCGTGGTCGCCTACTACGACAAGGACGGCCAAGGATTCGCCGTCGCGTGCGACCGCTGGGACAACCTCCGGGATAACGCTCGCGCGGTGGCGCTGTACATCGACGCGAAGCGCGCGATCGATCGATACGGCGTCTCGACGGTCGGCAGCGAGTTCCAGACCCAGGCGCTCCCCTCGGGTGACGAGGACGATGTCGTGGTCGCGGGGAGCGGCGAGGTCGCGGCGCCGCACGAGGTGCTGGGAGTGTCTCCCGATGCGCCCGACAACGTCGTGAAGGCGGTCGCGCGCCGTCTGAGCGCGGATGTCCATCCGGACTCGGACTCCCCGGACGTGGAGAAGTACAAGCAGGTCCAGCGGGCCAAGGAGGTGATGCTCGATGCCTGA
- a CDS encoding tyrosine-type recombinase/integrase: MDLYLEHRRDEVVAETLRSHEARISKFVEWCDAEGITNINDLDGRTLHAFRVHRREEAGLKPVTLQGQLSTLRQFLRVCAAMDAVPENLHEKILLPTVGKGQGTDDTQLPAGRAKAILEYLGTYEYASVQHVTLLLAWRTSARRGGLRALDLGDFDQEDDALEFRHRPATDTPLKNGEWGERDVALLKGVADVLRDYINGPRHTVQDEHGRAPLITTQRGRPSVSTIQSWVYRVTRPCVIGEPCPHDRDPDTCEAMRSDLASKCPSSRSPHQVRTGSVTTFLDEGTPKAILSDRVDMTEDVMDEHYDQGTKREKMHRRQEYLRGGDGS; this comes from the coding sequence ATGGATCTCTACCTCGAGCACCGTCGCGACGAGGTCGTTGCCGAGACCCTCCGGTCACACGAGGCGCGGATCTCGAAGTTCGTCGAGTGGTGCGACGCAGAAGGAATCACCAATATAAACGACCTTGACGGGCGGACGCTCCACGCGTTCCGAGTCCACCGTCGTGAGGAGGCTGGCCTGAAGCCCGTGACCCTCCAGGGGCAACTCTCGACGTTGCGCCAGTTCCTCCGCGTGTGCGCGGCGATGGACGCCGTCCCGGAGAACCTTCACGAGAAGATCCTCCTTCCGACCGTTGGGAAGGGCCAAGGGACGGACGACACGCAGCTCCCCGCTGGGCGCGCAAAGGCAATTCTCGAATACCTCGGTACGTATGAATACGCCAGCGTTCAGCACGTCACACTGCTGCTCGCCTGGCGGACGTCCGCCCGACGAGGTGGCCTCCGCGCGCTCGACCTTGGAGACTTCGACCAGGAGGACGATGCGCTCGAATTCCGGCACCGGCCCGCGACCGACACGCCGCTGAAAAACGGCGAGTGGGGCGAGCGGGATGTTGCTCTCCTGAAGGGCGTAGCTGACGTCCTTCGGGACTACATCAACGGGCCTCGCCACACCGTCCAGGACGAGCACGGACGCGCCCCCCTAATCACTACCCAGCGTGGGCGGCCGTCCGTATCGACGATCCAGTCCTGGGTTTACCGCGTAACCCGACCCTGCGTGATCGGCGAGCCCTGCCCCCACGATCGCGACCCTGACACGTGCGAGGCAATGCGGTCCGACCTCGCGAGCAAGTGCCCGTCGTCGCGGAGTCCGCACCAGGTCCGGACGGGTTCGGTAACGACGTTTCTCGACGAGGGGACGCCGAAGGCGATTCTCAGTGACCGAGTAGACATGACGGAGGACGTAATGGACGAACACTACGACCAGGGGACGAAGCGCGAGAAGATGCACCGCCGGCAGGAGTACCTCCGCGGGGGAGACGGCTCATGA
- a CDS encoding rhomboid family intramembrane serine protease gives MSIDNFPRTLVTFTLAGIMLLVYVVNPAIAELSYIFLAPWMHSGWPHFWNNLFIFVPLGAWVENRVGWLTFLTFAIMIPYLALSAPVAFGYGELSRGASGLTMAVSGYIVPVSLTNLSERLDSISLERRELFVWGLKLLIVLYLAADAYMTVKRFFGFEPRPDGVAVSAHFTGLVTGLLWFAWRGGRHGIFDA, from the coding sequence GTGAGCATCGATAACTTTCCCCGGACGCTGGTCACCTTCACCCTAGCGGGCATTATGCTGTTAGTTTACGTCGTTAATCCGGCAATCGCGGAATTGTCCTACATCTTCCTTGCACCGTGGATGCACTCGGGATGGCCGCACTTTTGGAATAATCTGTTCATCTTTGTCCCGTTAGGAGCGTGGGTTGAGAACAGAGTTGGATGGTTGACCTTCCTCACGTTCGCCATTATGATTCCCTACCTCGCACTCTCTGCACCCGTCGCTTTCGGATACGGTGAGTTATCGAGAGGAGCGAGTGGATTGACGATGGCAGTATCGGGGTACATTGTTCCTGTCTCGTTAACGAACCTCTCCGAGCGCTTAGACTCGATCAGTCTTGAGAGACGGGAGCTTTTCGTCTGGGGGTTGAAACTCCTAATTGTACTGTACCTGGCTGCAGATGCGTATATGACTGTGAAGCGGTTTTTCGGATTCGAACCACGTCCAGATGGCGTGGCAGTGTCGGCTCACTTCACAGGCTTGGTCACTGGTTTACTTTGGTTTGCGTGGAGGGGAGGGAGGCACGGGATTTTCGACGCATAG
- a CDS encoding formate/nitrite transporter family protein yields MFSEWEVSTRPQILREKTSGLDVPGGDENEGACSQDTVRGSSKRNTTQSGAPASGEAVPSHFTAEEIFQRIIASAEDEYDTRKRELFFSGVAAGFAITVTVLAYAVGTAAVDDPSGLIGPLFYPVGFIFIIIGHYQLYTENTLPPVALVLLRLISIPGLLRIWGLVLFGNLVGVSIGAYVLANTSILSPEAAAVAEEFGAEALHLPWWDLFFKGVFAGWLVAGLVWLDHAARSVTARIIIVFFIMYLVPAMGLFHIITSMCDALYLFFQGEAALWPLAWNLLLPVLLGNTLGGVVLVAILNYGLTEEHVIPEETGERDKLSIRELFIGGPIGRSSAVFEEER; encoded by the coding sequence GTGTTCTCGGAATGGGAAGTCTCCACCAGACCACAGATACTTAGGGAGAAAACGAGTGGATTAGATGTGCCCGGTGGCGATGAGAACGAGGGCGCTTGCAGTCAAGATACTGTTCGTGGGAGCAGTAAAAGAAACACTACCCAAAGTGGTGCGCCCGCAAGCGGTGAAGCAGTCCCGAGCCACTTCACAGCGGAGGAGATCTTCCAGCGCATCATCGCGAGCGCCGAAGACGAATATGACACTCGGAAACGTGAGTTGTTCTTCAGCGGTGTCGCCGCAGGGTTCGCAATCACAGTGACTGTGCTGGCATACGCTGTCGGGACTGCTGCCGTGGATGACCCGTCGGGCCTCATTGGTCCACTGTTTTATCCAGTGGGATTTATCTTCATTATCATCGGCCACTACCAGCTGTATACCGAAAACACGCTGCCACCGGTGGCGCTTGTCCTCCTCCGTCTTATCAGCATTCCCGGCCTCCTGCGTATCTGGGGCCTCGTCCTGTTCGGCAATCTCGTCGGCGTAAGTATCGGGGCGTACGTGCTGGCGAACACGAGCATCCTGTCACCGGAGGCCGCAGCCGTGGCTGAGGAGTTCGGGGCCGAAGCCCTTCATTTGCCGTGGTGGGATCTCTTTTTCAAGGGGGTTTTCGCAGGGTGGCTTGTCGCGGGACTCGTCTGGTTAGACCATGCCGCTCGATCCGTGACTGCGCGAATCATCATCGTGTTCTTCATCATGTATCTAGTTCCAGCCATGGGTCTGTTCCACATTATCACCTCAATGTGCGACGCGCTGTATCTCTTCTTTCAAGGTGAGGCTGCGCTGTGGCCGCTCGCGTGGAACCTCCTGCTTCCAGTATTGTTGGGAAACACATTGGGCGGGGTCGTTCTGGTGGCGATTCTCAATTACGGCCTTACTGAAGAACATGTAATTCCGGAAGAAACGGGAGAGAGGGATAAACTCTCCATTCGAGAACTGTTTATCGGTGGGCCAATTGGGCGCTCCTCTGCGGTGTTTGAGGAGGAACGTTGA
- a CDS encoding magnesium transporter, translating into MGSSVGDETIRDILSKDIPTCHPEDTKGDILDQLDGEMWESADTIYVTEGGQLVGRIDIAALFGSADHIPASRLMEPVTARLLPNADRERAVFLAIKSDRTEIPVVDADGQLIGAVTSKAIIDSMHEEHLEDILLSAGIQQARLRIRDLASTRVRVAFLTRAPWLLFGLVAGLILSVVTSQFEATLEQTIALAFFAPVVAYIADSVGTQSEAIAIRAFAISDVDYGRYLLRELLAGILIGIMLGVLGGLGAAVIVGSTQIGVVVGLSLLISSIVATVLASAIPIGFILLDVDPALGSGPLATALQDIISIVIYFLFAIALL; encoded by the coding sequence ATGGGGTCAAGCGTAGGGGACGAGACTATCCGAGACATCCTATCAAAGGATATCCCCACTTGCCACCCAGAGGACACTAAAGGTGACATACTGGACCAACTCGACGGCGAGATGTGGGAGAGTGCTGACACTATCTACGTCACCGAGGGTGGACAACTCGTCGGTCGAATCGATATCGCCGCCCTCTTCGGGTCGGCGGACCACATTCCTGCCTCGCGTCTAATGGAGCCAGTGACAGCCCGGTTGCTTCCAAACGCTGACCGAGAGCGCGCCGTATTTCTCGCCATCAAAAGCGATCGCACCGAGATACCTGTGGTTGATGCCGATGGTCAGCTCATCGGGGCTGTGACCTCGAAGGCCATCATCGACTCCATGCATGAGGAACATCTCGAAGATATACTTCTCAGTGCTGGGATTCAGCAAGCCAGGCTCAGGATTAGAGACCTCGCTTCTACTCGAGTTCGCGTCGCGTTCCTAACACGGGCCCCGTGGCTCTTGTTCGGGTTGGTTGCCGGACTAATTCTCAGCGTTGTCACGAGTCAATTCGAGGCAACCTTGGAGCAGACCATCGCGCTCGCCTTTTTCGCTCCGGTGGTTGCTTACATCGCTGATTCCGTGGGGACACAGTCGGAAGCCATCGCCATCAGGGCGTTCGCCATCTCGGACGTCGATTATGGACGCTACCTGCTACGAGAGCTCCTTGCCGGGATACTTATCGGAATCATGTTGGGCGTCCTCGGCGGATTGGGGGCCGCGGTCATCGTTGGTTCGACGCAAATCGGCGTCGTGGTGGGCCTCTCATTGCTCATTTCCAGTATTGTTGCAACAGTCCTCGCCTCGGCCATCCCAATAGGATTCATACTGTTAGACGTCGATCCGGCACTCGGGAGCGGGCCGCTGGCCACCGCACTTCAGGACATCATCAGTATCGTCATATATTTCCTGTTCGCCATTGCTCTGCTCTGA
- a CDS encoding DUF7563 family protein, with protein MHRSYPQRHPSVFVSRTEVFGVSHVWPGAARPAAECRHCGEHVPEGFRRVFGDEQGRAHRCPNCDSNRLHRGSAAGREVDVPDPETSPGRNGGEPA; from the coding sequence ATGCATCGTTCATACCCCCAGCGCCATCCATCGGTTTTCGTTAGCCGAACGGAGGTGTTCGGCGTGAGCCACGTCTGGCCCGGTGCAGCCCGGCCCGCGGCCGAGTGCCGACACTGTGGCGAGCACGTCCCCGAGGGCTTCCGCCGCGTCTTCGGAGACGAGCAGGGCCGCGCGCATCGCTGTCCCAACTGCGACAGCAACCGTCTCCACCGCGGAAGCGCGGCCGGCCGTGAGGTAGACGTTCCCGACCCGGAGACAAGTCCGGGGCGGAACGGAGGTGAACCCGCGTGA
- a CDS encoding creatininase family protein, which yields MYSRRSVSLEEMAWPEVESALENGTRTAIVAVGSIEQHGPHLPLNMDTLDGDELSRRIAAELGDALAAPTIRPGCSGHHMEFPGTITVPAETLMDVIRSYCQSLDDHGFEYIALVPTHGGNFGPVKTIAPEIARELEAAVISLADLDEHMQLLNDGLSEAGIEYDQDVIHAGAAETAMVLAIDETLVRTEKIEPGPEGKISPARLLSEGFKSITKNGVLGDPNEATAEAGEMIIQRVVEAYVEHIKSERSAV from the coding sequence ATGTATTCTCGCAGGTCAGTAAGCCTTGAGGAGATGGCATGGCCAGAGGTCGAATCAGCCTTGGAAAACGGAACGCGGACGGCGATCGTAGCCGTCGGATCGATTGAACAGCACGGTCCACACCTGCCGTTGAATATGGATACATTGGACGGCGACGAACTCTCTCGCCGAATCGCGGCAGAGTTAGGGGATGCCCTCGCCGCACCTACGATTCGCCCTGGGTGTTCAGGCCATCACATGGAGTTCCCGGGCACGATCACGGTTCCAGCCGAAACGTTGATGGATGTGATCCGTTCGTACTGCCAGTCTCTCGATGACCATGGCTTCGAATACATCGCCCTCGTCCCTACCCACGGCGGGAACTTTGGCCCGGTCAAGACCATAGCCCCTGAGATCGCCCGTGAGCTTGAGGCTGCGGTGATTTCGCTTGCCGATCTCGACGAACACATGCAGTTGCTGAACGATGGTCTCAGTGAGGCCGGGATTGAGTACGACCAAGACGTGATTCACGCCGGAGCCGCTGAGACGGCGATGGTGTTAGCAATCGACGAGACTCTCGTTAGGACAGAGAAAATCGAACCTGGACCCGAGGGCAAGATTTCGCCTGCCCGCTTGCTCAGCGAGGGGTTCAAATCGATCACGAAAAACGGTGTCCTCGGCGATCCGAATGAGGCGACTGCTGAGGCCGGGGAAATGATTATCCAAAGAGTCGTAGAGGCCTACGTCGAGCACATCAAGTCCGAGCGCAGTGCAGTCTAA
- a CDS encoding universal stress protein — MAILVPYDGSHPAQNAVEHAVKTTGDEEIILLRVIEVASGSIEAGINLVQEKLKEKQEEEADELSEEIETILDTDRVEFRVETAVGKPSREIVSFAEEHDITQIIIGSHGREGVSRVLLGNVAENVVRRAPTTVTVVR, encoded by the coding sequence ATGGCAATTCTCGTGCCCTACGATGGGTCACACCCAGCGCAGAACGCGGTAGAGCATGCGGTCAAAACAACGGGCGACGAGGAGATTATTCTGTTACGTGTCATCGAAGTGGCCAGCGGGTCGATCGAAGCAGGGATCAACCTTGTGCAGGAGAAGCTCAAAGAGAAGCAGGAAGAGGAAGCAGATGAGTTGTCTGAAGAGATTGAAACGATTTTGGACACAGACCGCGTCGAATTTCGAGTGGAAACTGCCGTTGGCAAGCCCTCCAGAGAGATCGTCTCCTTCGCGGAGGAACACGATATCACTCAAATCATCATCGGCAGCCACGGTCGAGAAGGCGTCTCTCGCGTGTTACTGGGGAATGTCGCCGAGAACGTTGTCCGACGTGCCCCAACCACAGTTACCGTTGTTCGCTGA
- a CDS encoding alpha/beta hydrolase: MEIDHTQSETDPSERRAETLDADAQALLDALEEAGAPDLTHLSPEQARTLLGDLFTPDVDSEPIAQVDERKIRAYARDIRVRIYDPDPDQALPAVVYFHGGGWVVGGLDSHDKVARALATEGGCVVVSVDYRKAPEHEFPAAVEDAYLATKWTADNAEEIGAGRGLAVAGESAGGTLATVVAQMAVEKDVGAPGIDHQLLFYPVTNHSYDTHSYEENADGYFLTGRGMVWFWNHYLRDDIDGANLRVSPLRAREKILAELPPVTLFSCGYDPLRDEQFAYADALADAGVPVEHTNYDDMIHDFANMSQLSDPFPGIDAANDVQERAGEALRETFE; the protein is encoded by the coding sequence ATGGAGATTGACCACACTCAATCAGAGACCGACCCCAGTGAGCGCCGAGCAGAGACCCTTGATGCAGATGCCCAAGCACTGTTAGACGCATTGGAGGAGGCAGGTGCACCTGACCTCACACACCTCTCGCCCGAACAAGCCCGGACCCTGCTCGGCGACCTATTCACGCCGGATGTCGATTCTGAACCGATCGCTCAGGTGGACGAGCGCAAGATTCGTGCGTACGCCCGCGACATTCGGGTGCGGATCTACGACCCCGATCCGGACCAGGCACTCCCGGCTGTCGTCTACTTCCATGGCGGGGGCTGGGTCGTTGGCGGCCTCGACTCGCATGACAAGGTCGCTCGTGCGCTCGCAACCGAGGGTGGCTGCGTCGTCGTCTCTGTCGACTACCGAAAGGCGCCGGAACACGAGTTCCCCGCGGCCGTCGAGGACGCCTATCTCGCGACGAAGTGGACCGCCGACAACGCTGAGGAGATTGGCGCTGGCAGGGGACTCGCCGTTGCGGGCGAAAGCGCAGGCGGGACCCTCGCGACCGTCGTCGCGCAGATGGCTGTCGAGAAGGACGTCGGCGCGCCGGGGATCGACCACCAGCTGCTGTTTTACCCGGTGACCAACCACTCGTACGACACCCACTCGTACGAGGAGAACGCCGACGGGTACTTCCTGACTGGGCGAGGGATGGTGTGGTTTTGGAACCACTACCTCCGTGACGACATCGACGGGGCGAACCTCCGGGTGTCGCCGCTTCGCGCCCGCGAGAAAATCCTGGCAGAACTCCCGCCGGTGACCCTGTTCAGTTGCGGCTACGACCCGCTTCGGGACGAACAGTTCGCGTACGCCGATGCGCTGGCGGACGCTGGGGTCCCCGTCGAGCACACCAACTACGACGATATGATCCACGACTTCGCCAACATGAGTCAACTTTCGGACCCGTTCCCGGGAATCGACGCCGCGAACGACGTGCAGGAGCGGGCTGGCGAAGCGCTCCGAGAGACATTCGAATGA